A window of Puntigrus tetrazona isolate hp1 chromosome 11, ASM1883169v1, whole genome shotgun sequence contains these coding sequences:
- the avil gene encoding advillin yields MQHTFRAITHSPGILVWRIEKMDLVLVPEKFHGQFYESDCYLLLSTRKTGKSAYYDIHYWIGSTSSLDEQGAAAVYAVQLDEFLGSSPIQHREVQHHESSIFCGYFKQGIIYKSGGVASGMNHVETNTYNIQRLLHVKGKRKVTGTEVEMSWKSFDTGSVFLLDLGRTIIQWNGPESNKQERLKGMMLAKDIRDRERGGRLEIGVIEGDAEANSPSVMELMVSILGDRPSTLPSGTPDEVTDREQMSKLTLYHVSDANGTMNITEIATSPLTQDMLNHDDCYILDQGGMSIFVWKGKTANKAERQAAMSRALEFIKVKGYPLTTKVEALSDGGESSLFKQLFKSWRVREQTAGLGRTHTVGRVADVTQEKFDATRMHVMSDVAAQERLVDDGSGQKQVWRIEKLELVEVEPEMHGYFYGGDCYLILYSYDVHGRNNYILYMWKGRHASQDEVTACAYQAVTLDQQYGDQPVQVRVCMGKEPRHFMAIFKGKMVIFEGGTSRKSAPEPEPPVRLFQICGSHPTNTKAIEVPALAASLNSNDVFLLKSQSGIYLWYGKGSSGDERAMAKEVAFFIGRGSSEEIMAEGQEPYEFWEILGGKGPYASDRRLQQVTLDHQPRLFECSNKTGQFIATEVTQFTQEDLREDDVMLLDTWDQVFLWIGNEANEVERKESVTICQEYLRTHPGSRDPDTPVIMVKQGFEPPTFTGWFTAWDATKWSGGKTYEQLKEELGEITLPTKVDSGSNGTESKTVSQYAPEMLINKQSGELPENVDPAHRERYLSDEDFRSVLGLSREQFEGLPQWKQKTIKKQKGLF; encoded by the exons ATGCAGCACACCTTCAGAGCCATCACACACTCGCCGGGGATTCTCGTCTGGAGGATCGAG AAAATGGATCTCGTTTTGGTGCCGGAAAAATTTCACGGACAGTTTTATGAAAGTGACTGCTATTTATTGCTCTCA ACACGCAAAACTGGCAAATCTGCATACTATGACATTCATTACTGGATCGGCTCCACGTCGTCTCTGGATGAGCAGGGTGCTGCGGCCGTCTACGCTGTCCAGCTGGACGAGTTCCTGGGTTCCTCGCCCATCCAGCACCGCGAGGTCCAGCACCACGAGTCCAGCATCTTCTGCGGATACTTCAAACAGGGCATCAT TTATAAGTCAGGAGGGGTTGCATCGGGAATGAACCACGTGGAGACAAACacctacaacatccagagactgCTGCATGTGAAAGGGAAGAGGAAAGTGACCGGCACCGAG GTGGAAATGAGCTGGAAGAGCTTTGACACGGGGAGTGTGTTTCTGCTGGACCTGGGCAGGACCATCATCCAGTGGAACGGCCCTGAAAGCAACAAACAAGAACGTCTGAAG GGCATGATGCTGGCCAAGGACATCAGGGATCGAGAGAGAGGCGGCCGGCTGGAGATCGGCGTGATCGAAGGCGATGCGGAGGCAAACTCTCCGTCAGTAATGGAGCTGATGGTCAGTATTCTGGGAGACCGGCCCTCCACGCTGCCCAGCGGGACACCGGACGAAGTGACCGACCGGGAGCAAATGTCTAAGCTCACCCTTTATCA CGTGTCAGATGCCAACGGAACCATGAACATCACAGAGATCGCCACCAGTCCGCTCACACAGGACATGCTCAATCACGAC gaCTGCTATATTCTGGATCAGGGAGGCATGTCTATATTTGTGTGGAAGGGAAAGACGGCCAACAAAGCTGAGAGACAAGCAGCGATGAGCCGAGCTCTG GAGTTCATTAAAGTAAAGGGTTACCCGCTCACTACTAAAGTGGAGGCTCTCAGCGACGGAGGAGAATCGTCTCTCTTCAAACAGCTCTTCAAGAgctggagggtcagagagcagACGGCAGGCCTGGGCCGGACACACACCGTGGGGAGAGTGG CTGATGTCACTCAAGAGAAGTTTGATGCCACCCGGATGCACGTGATGTCTGACGTTGCTGCACAGGAGCGCTTGGTGGACGACGGCAGCGGACAGAAGCAG GTGTGGCGCATTGAGAAGCTGGAGCTGGTGGAGGTGGAGCCTGAAATGCACGGATACTTCTATGGAGGCGACTGCTATCTGATTCTCTACAGCTACGATGTTCACGGCAGGAACAACTACATTCTTTACATGTGGAAG gGCCGTCATGCGTCTCAGGACGAGGTGACGGCGTGTGCGTATCAGGCAGTGACTCTGGACCAGCAGTACGGAGATCAGCCTGTTCAAGTCAGAGTCTGCATGGGGAAGGAACCACGGCACTTCATGGCCATCTTCAAGGGCAAGATGGTCATCTTCGAG GGAGGGACGTCCAGAAAGAGTGCCCCGGAGCCGGAGCCGCCCGTCCGTCTGTTTCAGATCTGCGGCTCTCACCCCACCAACACCAAAGCTATAGAGGTGCCTGCTCTGGCGGCCTCGCTCAACTCCAACGACGTCTTCCTCCTGAAGAGCCAGAGCGGCATCTACCTGTGGTATGGCAAA GGCTCCAGTGGAGACGAACGGGCCATGGCAAAGGAGGTGGCCTTCTTCATCGGTCGAGGCTCATCAGAGGAGATCATGGCTGAGGGACAGGAACCATACGAGTTCTGGGAAATCTTAGGAGGAAAAGGACCGTATGCAAGTGACAGAAG ATTACAGCAGGTTACTCTAGACCACCAGCCGCGTCTCTTTGAGTGCTCCAACAAGACCGGCCAGTTCATCGCCACCGAGGTAACCCAGTTCACTCAGGAGGATCTGAGGGAGGACGACGTCATGCTTTTGGACACGTGGGATCAG GTCTTTCTCTGGATAGGAAATGAAGCCAATGAAGTGGAGCGTAAGGAATCGGTGACAATCTGCCAGGAATACCTGCGCACTCATCCTGGATCCCGGGACCCCGACACGCCGGTGATCATGGTGAAGCAGGGCTTCGAGCCTCCCACCTTCACCGGCTGGTTCACGGCCTGGGACGCCACTAAATGGAGC GGCGGAAAAACCTACGAGCAGCTGAAGGAGGAGTTAGGAGAGATTACTCTGCCCACTAAAGTGGACTCT GGATCCAATGGTACGGAGAGTAAAACCGTCTCACAGTATGCACCAGAAATGCTGATCAATAAGCAGTCCGGAGAGCTGCCGGAGAACGTGGACCCCGCTCACAGAGAG
- the si:ch1073-456m8.1 gene encoding retinitis pigmentosa 1-like 1 protein, with translation MHSGNLEKTGSLRKRTLSRGMSEDESLRHIIRDAEESRSDSRYGSLRRGQRQDSHSEDDLLSENIEEVELRASFEEVRALELQQEALLFQVDCLQDALQSTEEMLAETQRDNHRLITELEREREARRRSEEALASLRRELQSFREEGPHEPLQSRACSGPVWLRAPPEGSSVDGDTRSGGSSVDLDPGRLLQPKTLHVQKHEAPGADDYDESSGYEDAPSEFSPAPSTPDTQPDAALLDSEAEDGGPENSLAKSTDSCALS, from the exons ATGCATTCCGGTAACCTGGAGAAGACGGGCTCCCTGAGGAAACGGACTCTGTCTCGAGGAATGAGCGAAGACGAGTCTCTGCGACACATCATCAGAGAC GCGGAGGAGTCCCGCAGCGACAGCAGATACGGCTCGCTAAGAAGAGGACAGCGGCAGGACAGTCAC AGTGAAGATGATCTGCTTTCTGAGAACATAGAAGAG GTGGAGCTGAGAGCGAGCTTCGAGGAGGTGAGGGCTCTGGAGCTGCAGCAGGAGGCTCTGCTCTTCCAGGTGGACTGTCTTCAGGACGCCCTCCAGAGCACCGAGGAGATGCTGGCCGAGACCCAGAGGGACAACCACAGGCTCATCACG GAGCTGGAGCGCGAGCGGGAGGCGAGGAGGAGGTCGGAGGAGGCGCTCGCCTCGTTACGGCGGGAGCTGCAGAGCTTCAGAGAG GAGGGACCCCACGAGCCGCTTCAGTCGAGGGCCTGCTCGGGGCCCGTCTGGCTCCGGGCCCCTCCGGAGGGGTCCTCAGTGGACGGGGACACACGCAGCGGAGGCTCCTCGGTGGATCTGGACCCCGGGCGGCTCTTACAGCCGAAGACGCTTCACGTCCAGAAGCACGAGGCTCCGGGAGCCGACGACTACGACGAGAGCAGCGGCTACGAAGACGCTCCGTCCGAGTTCTCCCCCGCTCCGTCCACTCCGGACACGCAGCCGGACGCCGCTCTGCTGGACAGCGAGGCCGAGGACGGAGGGCCCGAGAACAGCCTGGCTAAAAGTACTGACTCCTGCGCTCTGTCCTAA